The following are from one region of the Melioribacteraceae bacterium 4301-Me genome:
- a CDS encoding DUF1841 family protein produces the protein MEKFNLSEIKELSRRQYHDIWQRYNAGEPLEEEEKIIAELMAEHEEFYDDWNSTDFDYEYSPEKDEVNPFLHLMIDTVVMNQILANDPPQTRFTYNKLTARGYSHLEAIHEIAAVVVEEIWNILHEKRPFDEKKYVSKLKKLK, from the coding sequence CGGCGCCAATATCATGACATCTGGCAGAGATACAATGCCGGCGAGCCTCTCGAAGAAGAGGAAAAAATTATTGCAGAACTTATGGCCGAACACGAAGAATTTTATGACGACTGGAATTCAACTGACTTTGATTATGAGTACAGCCCGGAAAAGGATGAAGTAAATCCGTTTCTCCATTTAATGATTGATACTGTTGTAATGAACCAAATTTTAGCCAACGATCCACCGCAAACAAGATTTACATATAACAAATTGACAGCGCGGGGATATTCACATCTCGAAGCAATCCATGAAATTGCCGCCGTTGTAGTCGAAGAAATCTGGAATATATTGCATGAAAAAAGGCCATTTGATGAAAAAAAATATGTAAGTAAGTTGAAAAAGCTAAAATAA